CTCCCTCGGCGTGCTCACCGACCTGACCGGCCCGTTCTCGGCCACCTCGCAGTCGCGCATCAAGGGCTACGAGCTGTTCTTCGGCGACCTCAACGACCGCGGCGGCGTGTGCGGGCGCAAGGTCGAGCTAGAACAGAGAGACCACGGCTACGACGTCGACCGCGCCCTGGACGGCTACTTCGAGCTCGAACCCCGGGTGCTGGGCTTCCTCGACATCACCGGCGCCCCCATGACCGAGGCCATCGAACCCGACCTCGTGCAGACCAGGGCCCTGGCCGCCCCCGCGTCCTGGTCGGCCACCCTGCTCGGCAACCCGCACATGGTCGTCGTCGGCACCACCTACGACCTCGACGTGATCAACGGCCTCGACCACCTCCGGCGCACCGGCGCGATCCACGACGGCGACACGATCGGGCACATCCACCTGGACAGCGACTTCGGCCGCAACGCGCTGGAGGGCAGCGTGTTCGCCGCGCAGCAGTGGGGCATGACCCTCGTGCCGAAGGCGGTCCAGGCGGGCGCGGACGTGTCGGCGCAGGTGGCCGAGCTGCGCACGGCCGGCGCCAAGGCGGTGGTGCTCAGCACCTCGCCGCAGCAGACCGCGACGGCGGTCGTGGCGGCTGCGGGGTGGGACGCGCCGTTCCTGGTCAACGCGGCTTCGTACGACCCGCTGGTCCTCCGGTCCGAGGTGGCGCAGGCCGTGGTCGACCGGGTGCTGGTGGTGTCGCCGATCGCGCCGTTCGCCACCGACGCGGAGGGGCCGCGCGAGGTGGCCGAGGCGTTCCGGCGCAAGTTCCCCGACGTGGAGCCGACCGGGTCCGTCGACCACGGGTACGCGGTGGGGATCGCGTTCGCGGCGATCATGGAGAAGGCTTGCGCGGAGCGGGACCTGACCCGCGACGGGATGCTCCGGGCGTTCCAGGACACGAGCGACGTCGACACCGGCGGGTTGACGGGGCACCTGCGGTTCTCGCTGGTCGGGCGGCCGTCGAGCACCCGGTCGTACGTGTCCCGGCCCGACCCGGGGACGGCGGGTGGGTTGGCCGTGGTGGAGGGGCTGTTCGAGTCCGAGCTGGTCAAGTTGAAGGGGACGCGCGCGAGGTAGGCGCTTGTGGGGGGCGCGGGTTCGGTGGTTCGGCTCGGTGGCGGGCGGGCAGGTTGGGCGGTTCGGCTCCGGTGGCGGGCGGGTTCGGTGTTTCGCGCTGGTAGCGCGCGGACCTGGCGATGTGCCCCGGTAGTGGGCGGGTTCGGCGATTCGCGCTGGTAGCGCGGGGTTCGGCGGTTTTCCGACAGCACGACCAACCGGGCCCCGCCGGTAACCCTGCGTGATCACCCCGGGCAGCGCAGACCCCAACAGCCCACCACCACCGCATACGAGCAGGTGAGTTTTCCCCTCGACCACACCGGGAAACCGGTGCGCATGATCGAGGTGCGCACGACGGTACCCACGTCCGTGGACCGCGTCTTCGCCGTCCTGGCCGACGGCTGGTCCTACGCGGGCTGGGTGGTGGGTGCGGCCCACATCCGCGAGGTCGACCCCGGCTGGCCCGCGGCCGGCACGCGCATCCACCACAGCGTGGGCGCCTGGCCGGTCGCGGTGAAGGACGTGACGACGGTCCGGGTCGCCGAGCCGCCCAAGGTGCTGGAGCTGGAGGCCCGCCTGTGGCCGATCGGCGCGGCCCGCATCCGGTTCGAGCTGGCCGAGGTGTCCGGCGGCACCGAGGTGGCCATGTTCGAGGAGGCGGTGAAGGGGCCGCCGGCGCTGCTGCCCGAGGGCTTGCAGGCGCTGTTCCTCACGCCGCGCAACCGCGAGTCGCTGCGACGGCTCGCCGACCTCGCGGTGCGCAAGGAGAGCCAGTAGGGCGGCTGGCAGCGGCGGGCGAAGGTGTGCCGGCGAACGGGCCTGCTGGCGAACGGGCGTTGGCAGCGCGAGAGCCGGTGTCCCCGGCTGCCAACTCCCGGGCCCGGCGAGTGGCAACTCCACGCCCGGTCATCAGGGCTTGGCGACTCCCAAGCCCGGCCACACCCGATGCCCTGGGCTCGGCCACACCCGAGCCTGCCGACACCCGGTGCCCGACACCCTGAGGTCACCGACCCCCAGGCCCGGCCGCACCCATGCCCAACACCCTGGGCTCGGCAACCTTAAGCCCGGCGACACCCCCGGGGCCAACACCTCGGGTCCGGGCAGCCTTCCGGTATCTCGGCCCGAGCATCCCCGGCCCGAGCGATCCCGAGCCGGTCCGAGGGCCGCAAGCCCGGGTGCCGTCCTCTCAGGACCGTCTACTCGGGATCTCTCCGTTCAACAGCCGTTCGCCTGGAGGTCGGTGGCCGCAGGGCCGTGGTCTGGTGTGGTGGTGGCGGGTTTCCATACTCAACCGATGATCGGGACCCCGGGTTACGTACATCTTCCGCCGATGATCACCCAATCGTGTGAGACACCCGCCCACCGGACCGAGCCGATCACCAACCTCCCTCCCCACGGTACACCGCCTGGTGCAACCCGCGGATCAACAACCGGTACGCGTCGCCCGCCAAACCGTTGCGCGCCATCGCCGCCCGCGCCGCGTTGGCGCCGGCCGCCCCGTGCACCCCACCGCCGGGGTGCGCGGACGCCCCCGCCAGGTACAGCCGGTCCACCGGCGTGTCCGCCCGCCCCAACCCCGGCACCGGGCGGAACACCAGTTGCTGGTGGATCGCGGCCGTCCCGGAGTTGATCGAACCGCCGACCAGGCTGGGGTTGCGGGCCTCCAGGTCACCCGGCCCCTGCACGAACCGCCCCCGCACCAGCTCCCGGAACCCGGGCGCGTGCTGCTCGATCAACTGCTCCAACCGGTCGGCCCGCCGCCGCACGCGGTCGGGTGACCACTGCTCGCCCCGCGGCACGTGCGTGTACGCCCACGCCGTCTCCGTGCCCGCCGGCGACCGCGTCGGGTCGGACGTCGTCATCTGCCCCATGATCACGAACGGCACCCGCGGCAGCCTGCCGCACGCGATCTCCGCGCTGGTCATCGCCAGCCCGTTGAAGTCGCCTCCCAAGTGGACGGTCCCGGCCCCGCGCGCGTCCGGGTTGGTCCACGGGATCGGCCCGGACAGCGCCCAGTCCACCTTGACCGTCGCGTCGTCCCACTCGAACCGCGCGAGGTCGGCCACCAGCCGCGCGGGCAGGTGGTCCTCGCCGACCAACCCCAGGTACAGCCGGGGCGCCGGCACGTCCGCCAGCACCGCCCTGCGCGCCCGCACGAACCCGCCGGACGCGTCGCGCACCCCCAGCGCCCGCCCGCCGGCCACGACCACCCGGTCCACCGGCCGCGAGCACTGCACCCGACCGCCCAGCCTCCGCACCAGCGCCCGCGTCAACGCGCCCGCGCCGCCCTCGGGCACCGGGTAGCCGAAGTCCTGCCCCAGCATCGACAGCAGCCACCCGAACGCCGCACCGCCCGCCTGGTCCGGTCCCAGGTCGGTGTGCATCGCGTTGCCCGCCAGCAGCAGCGGCGCGCCCTCGCCGGTGAACCGGTCGTCCCCGAACGCGCGCACCGACTGCACGAACGACCGCGCGAACCGCAGCGCCTCGCCCGGTCCGAGCGCGCCCAGCAGCCCCGTGCCCGCGCGCACCGGCGGGAACGGCCGCATCAGCGCGTCGACCAGCTCACCGCGGATCCGCTGCCAGCGCTCGAACTCGCCCCGCCACGCGTCACCGTCGCCGGCGCCGAACGACTCCACCGACTCGGCCGTCCGGTCCACGTCCCGCGACAGCAGCGCGACCCGGTCGTCCGGCAGCACGTAGGCCAGCACCTCGGGGGCCCGCCGCCACTTCAGCCCGTGCCGGTCCAGCCCCAGCCCCGCCATCACCGGCGACGCCGCGCCCAGCGGGTAGAACGCGCTGAACAGGTCGTGGTGGAACCCCGGCGCGGTCAGCTCGGCCGTGCGCACCGCGCCACCCGGCTCGTCGGCGGCCTCCAGCACCAGCACGTCCCACCCGGCGTCGGCCAGCACGTTCGCCGCCACCAGCCCGTTCGGACCCGACCCGACGACCACCGCGTCCACGACGTCGCTCAACGCGAACCTCCCTCTTGGCTCTGGTGCACGGGCCGTCCCCACCCCAGCCCGCGCCACGCCGGTCCCCGGCGCGGGGCGAGCGGCCCCCACGTCCCGCGTCCCTCGGCGATCGCCGCGACCACCGCACCCAGAGCCTGCCGGGGATCGTGCCGCGGCGTCCACCCCAGGGCGCGCAACCGGGTGGTGTCCACAAGGGACGCCCGGGCGGCCAGCCGCAGCCAGCCGGGGTGGAGCGGCTGCAGCCCGGCGCGCCAGGCGAGCCACGCGGGCCCCGGCAGCGCGCGGAACGGCACCGGCACGAGGAAACCGCCGACCGCCGCCGCGAGGTCCGACGCGCGCAGCACCGGGTCCGCGGCCACGTTGAACGCCCCGGTGGCGCGCCGCCGCAGGATCAGCCGGACGGCCTCGGCGACGTCGTCGGCGTGCACGAGTTGGAACCGGAGGTCGGGCCACAACGGCACCGGCAGCCAGCGGCGGCCCAGCAGCGCGGGCGGCAGCAGCGGGCTGAGCAGCCACCGGCCCAGCTCGCCGCCGGCGTCGGGCTGCACCACCGCGCACGGCCGGATGCGTGCCACGTTCGGGTGATCGTCGAGCATCCGCTCCAGCTCCACCTTCTGGGCGCTGTACGCGCTGCCGGGCACCCCGTTGCACGGCCAGCCCTCGTCGACAGGCGCGGAGGTGGAGGTCGGCGTGTAGGCGGCGACCGACGAGGCCACGACGACGTGCGGCACGCCGGCCCGCGCGGCGGCGCGGAGCACGTGGGCGCTGCCGGTGACGTTGGTGCGGCGCATGTCCGGTTCGCCGGTGGTGGGCTGGATCGCCCAGGCGAGGTGCACCACGGCGTCGGCGCCGGTGAACTCCCTGGTCAGAACCGCTTCGGCGGCGGGGGCGCCGAGGTCGCAGCTCACCCAGCGGGTGTCGGCGCGCGGCGGTACGCGGCGGGCTATGCCGGTCACCTCGACGCCGGTCGGCGCGAGTGCGCGGCGCAGGGCCGTCCCCACGTTGCCGCTGGCACCCGTGACGACGACCCTCATGCCACGCGGAGTACCCCGATCGGCTGTCGCCAAGCCCGGGGGAATGCGGTGGGGG
This portion of the Saccharothrix syringae genome encodes:
- a CDS encoding SRPBCC family protein, whose product is MIEVRTTVPTSVDRVFAVLADGWSYAGWVVGAAHIREVDPGWPAAGTRIHHSVGAWPVAVKDVTTVRVAEPPKVLELEARLWPIGAARIRFELAEVSGGTEVAMFEEAVKGPPALLPEGLQALFLTPRNRESLRRLADLAVRKESQ
- a CDS encoding phytoene desaturase family protein, yielding MSDVVDAVVVGSGPNGLVAANVLADAGWDVLVLEAADEPGGAVRTAELTAPGFHHDLFSAFYPLGAASPVMAGLGLDRHGLKWRRAPEVLAYVLPDDRVALLSRDVDRTAESVESFGAGDGDAWRGEFERWQRIRGELVDALMRPFPPVRAGTGLLGALGPGEALRFARSFVQSVRAFGDDRFTGEGAPLLLAGNAMHTDLGPDQAGGAAFGWLLSMLGQDFGYPVPEGGAGALTRALVRRLGGRVQCSRPVDRVVVAGGRALGVRDASGGFVRARRAVLADVPAPRLYLGLVGEDHLPARLVADLARFEWDDATVKVDWALSGPIPWTNPDARGAGTVHLGGDFNGLAMTSAEIACGRLPRVPFVIMGQMTTSDPTRSPAGTETAWAYTHVPRGEQWSPDRVRRRADRLEQLIEQHAPGFRELVRGRFVQGPGDLEARNPSLVGGSINSGTAAIHQQLVFRPVPGLGRADTPVDRLYLAGASAHPGGGVHGAAGANAARAAMARNGLAGDAYRLLIRGLHQAVYRGEGGW
- a CDS encoding ABC transporter substrate-binding protein — encoded protein: MRKLVVGSTVLVVLAAGCAEGEQPVKTGPGVTDSTISLGVLTDLTGPFSATSQSRIKGYELFFGDLNDRGGVCGRKVELEQRDHGYDVDRALDGYFELEPRVLGFLDITGAPMTEAIEPDLVQTRALAAPASWSATLLGNPHMVVVGTTYDLDVINGLDHLRRTGAIHDGDTIGHIHLDSDFGRNALEGSVFAAQQWGMTLVPKAVQAGADVSAQVAELRTAGAKAVVLSTSPQQTATAVVAAAGWDAPFLVNAASYDPLVLRSEVAQAVVDRVLVVSPIAPFATDAEGPREVAEAFRRKFPDVEPTGSVDHGYAVGIAFAAIMEKACAERDLTRDGMLRAFQDTSDVDTGGLTGHLRFSLVGRPSSTRSYVSRPDPGTAGGLAVVEGLFESELVKLKGTRAR
- a CDS encoding NAD-dependent epimerase/dehydratase family protein, translated to MRVVVTGASGNVGTALRRALAPTGVEVTGIARRVPPRADTRWVSCDLGAPAAEAVLTREFTGADAVVHLAWAIQPTTGEPDMRRTNVTGSAHVLRAAARAGVPHVVVASSVAAYTPTSTSAPVDEGWPCNGVPGSAYSAQKVELERMLDDHPNVARIRPCAVVQPDAGGELGRWLLSPLLPPALLGRRWLPVPLWPDLRFQLVHADDVAEAVRLILRRRATGAFNVAADPVLRASDLAAAVGGFLVPVPFRALPGPAWLAWRAGLQPLHPGWLRLAARASLVDTTRLRALGWTPRHDPRQALGAVVAAIAEGRGTWGPLAPRRGPAWRGLGWGRPVHQSQEGGSR